From one Marinobacter sp. LV10MA510-1 genomic stretch:
- a CDS encoding PilT/PilU family type 4a pilus ATPase: MEFEKLLRLMVEKGGSDLFITAGVAPSMKVNGKVWPVTKTALTPDMTRELVYGAMSDKQRAEFDQSHECNFAISARGIGRFRVSAFFQRNQCGMVLRRIEVKIPEIDDLSLPDIVKELAMTKRGLIMFVGATGTGKSTSLAAMIGYRNHNSRGHIISIEDPIEFIHQHQGCIVTQREVGIDTDSFEVALKNTLRQAPDVILIGEVRTRQTMEYSVQFAETGHLCLATLHANNANQALDRIIQFFPPEQHGQIWMDLSLNLRAIVAQQLVPTPDGKGRKAVIEVLINTPLAADLIRKGEVHKLKDLMAKSNEIGMRTFDQALYELYSEGSITYEDALAHADSPNDLRLMIKLGTDAQGVDKLSSSVDKLTIQQD, translated from the coding sequence ATGGAATTTGAAAAGCTACTGCGGCTGATGGTTGAGAAAGGTGGCTCGGACTTGTTCATTACCGCCGGCGTTGCACCCAGTATGAAAGTGAACGGTAAGGTGTGGCCTGTCACAAAGACCGCCCTGACGCCCGATATGACCCGTGAGCTGGTTTACGGCGCCATGAGCGACAAGCAACGCGCCGAGTTTGATCAAAGCCACGAGTGCAACTTCGCCATCAGCGCCCGTGGCATTGGCCGCTTTCGGGTTAGCGCGTTTTTCCAACGCAATCAGTGCGGTATGGTGTTACGCCGCATTGAAGTAAAGATACCGGAAATCGACGACCTCTCGCTGCCCGACATCGTTAAAGAGCTGGCCATGACCAAGCGCGGGCTTATCATGTTTGTGGGCGCCACCGGCACAGGCAAGTCCACCTCGCTGGCTGCCATGATTGGCTACCGCAACCACAACAGCCGTGGCCATATTATTTCTATCGAAGACCCGATTGAGTTTATACACCAACATCAGGGTTGCATTGTGACCCAGCGCGAAGTGGGCATAGACACCGACAGCTTTGAAGTGGCGTTGAAAAACACCCTGCGCCAGGCGCCAGACGTGATTTTGATAGGTGAGGTGCGAACCCGCCAGACAATGGAATATTCCGTACAGTTCGCCGAAACCGGGCACTTGTGCCTGGCGACCTTGCACGCCAACAACGCCAACCAGGCGCTGGACCGGATTATCCAGTTTTTCCCACCCGAACAGCACGGCCAGATCTGGATGGACCTGTCGCTGAACCTGCGCGCCATTGTGGCGCAGCAACTGGTGCCCACGCCAGACGGCAAGGGCCGGAAAGCGGTTATTGAGGTGCTGATCAATACGCCGCTGGCGGCTGACCTGATTCGCAAGGGCGAAGTGCACAAGCTTAAAGACCTGATGGCCAAATCCAACGAGATCGGCATGCGTACCTTTGACCAGGCGCTCTATGAGCTGTATTCCGAAGGTTCGATTACCTATGAAGATGCCCTGGCACATGCCGACTCACCCAACGATTTGCGTTTGATGATAAAGCTTGGAACCGACGCCCAGGGGGTGGACAAGTTGTCGTCTTCGGTGGACAAGCTGACCATTCAGCAGGACTGA